One region of Flavobacterium sp. KACC 22763 genomic DNA includes:
- a CDS encoding YncE family protein, producing the protein MKKSFLKILFVFAITVLMISCREDETIFLSSDVSVAAPRSDGNIEGFYLLNEGNMGMNRASLDVFNYRTGNYTTDVYSERNPSVVKELGDVGNDIKIYGNKVYAVINCSNKVEVLEKWTAKRIKKIDIPNCRYVAFYKDKAYVSSYSGPVAINPNAEIGFVAEIDTTSLEIKRKVTVGYQPEQMVIHNGKLYVANSGGYRVPNYDRTVSVIDLATFTEIKKIDVGINLYSMQIDSRGDIYVSSRGDYYNTPSNLFVIDTQTDEKKMQLDIPVSGTCLVDDLLYYYSVSWGYLSGSNKVSYGILDTKTKKIITNQIITDGTDKKIMIPYGLQVNPETKEIYITDAQNYVVTGYIYCFTPDGKLKWKTTAGNIPAHIAFITKN; encoded by the coding sequence ATGAAAAAGAGCTTTTTAAAAATACTATTCGTTTTTGCCATAACGGTTTTAATGATTTCCTGCCGAGAAGACGAAACGATATTTCTTTCTTCAGATGTGAGCGTTGCTGCGCCAAGAAGTGATGGAAATATAGAAGGTTTTTATCTTTTAAACGAAGGAAATATGGGAATGAATCGCGCCAGCCTCGATGTTTTTAATTACAGAACAGGAAATTACACTACAGATGTTTATTCCGAACGAAATCCTTCGGTTGTAAAAGAATTGGGAGATGTTGGAAACGATATTAAAATCTACGGAAATAAGGTTTATGCAGTCATAAATTGCTCCAACAAAGTTGAGGTTTTAGAAAAATGGACCGCAAAACGCATTAAAAAAATAGATATTCCCAATTGCCGTTATGTGGCTTTTTATAAAGACAAAGCGTATGTGAGTTCGTATTCGGGACCAGTCGCCATTAATCCGAATGCGGAAATCGGTTTTGTAGCTGAAATTGATACTACTTCATTAGAAATAAAAAGAAAAGTAACAGTTGGTTATCAGCCTGAACAAATGGTTATTCATAACGGAAAATTATATGTGGCCAATTCGGGCGGTTACAGAGTTCCAAATTACGATAGAACCGTTTCGGTGATTGATCTGGCGACTTTCACAGAAATAAAAAAAATAGATGTGGGCATTAATTTGTACAGTATGCAAATTGACAGTCGCGGCGATATTTATGTGAGTTCACGCGGCGATTATTACAACACGCCATCTAATCTTTTTGTGATTGATACGCAGACGGATGAAAAGAAAATGCAATTGGATATTCCTGTTTCTGGAACTTGTTTGGTTGATGATTTACTGTATTACTACAGTGTTTCTTGGGGTTACCTATCAGGCAGTAATAAAGTGAGTTACGGAATTTTGGACACCAAAACCAAAAAGATAATTACCAACCAAATTATCACAGACGGAACCGACAAAAAAATCATGATTCCGTACGGACTTCAAGTTAATCCCGAAACCAAAGAAATCTACATTACCGACGCTCAAAATTATGTCGTAACGGGCTACATCTATTGTTTTACGCCAGATGGAAAACTAAAATGGAAAACAACCGCAGGAAATATTCCTGCCCATATTGCTTTTATAACTAAAAATTAA
- a CDS encoding cell surface protein, whose amino-acid sequence MLDRNLFKIALFSILFLGFAACDKDNDNDENLLPAEILKESYTIDRFKVLNIATNLPSTAKLIWSVKDSIISENTDLDFISPFQKNYPLTLKVEINGETKIYNSSINVTKETATYSKYISNVFDFRPAVGQFTNEIPQYTAGNTEANMISAAKKAIVGSNTTMISLGGFGGYVVFGFDHTIPNMDGRDFKVLGNAFWGNEANEARAGSCEPGIIMVAYDKNKNGKPDEDEWYEIAGSECFKNTTTKNYSITYFKPDPNKLTVAGNEFWQVNTEYIKWQDNAGNSGYKSQNVFHEQNYYPLWIADASYTLKGTRIADNFYDQSGEGSYWVGKSFEFGYADNAPNNDEASNIDISWAVDKNGKYVKLPGIDFVKIYTAINQEAGWLGEVSTEVSGAYDLHLN is encoded by the coding sequence ATGTTGGATAGAAACCTTTTTAAAATCGCTTTGTTTTCAATTCTCTTTTTGGGATTTGCGGCCTGCGATAAAGACAATGATAATGATGAAAATCTGCTCCCTGCAGAAATCCTGAAAGAATCATATACAATTGACCGTTTTAAAGTCCTGAATATTGCAACAAACCTTCCAAGCACAGCAAAACTGATTTGGAGTGTTAAAGATTCGATTATTTCAGAAAATACAGATTTGGATTTTATAAGTCCGTTTCAGAAAAACTATCCGCTGACTTTAAAAGTTGAAATAAATGGAGAAACGAAGATTTATAATTCGTCTATCAATGTCACGAAAGAAACAGCAACATACAGTAAATATATTTCTAATGTATTTGATTTTCGTCCTGCGGTTGGACAGTTTACAAACGAAATTCCACAATATACAGCAGGAAATACAGAAGCCAATATGATTTCTGCAGCAAAAAAAGCAATTGTAGGTTCCAATACCACAATGATTTCGCTTGGCGGTTTTGGCGGTTATGTGGTTTTTGGTTTTGATCACACGATTCCAAATATGGACGGACGAGATTTTAAGGTTTTAGGAAATGCTTTTTGGGGAAATGAAGCCAACGAAGCGCGTGCAGGATCTTGCGAACCCGGAATTATTATGGTCGCTTATGACAAGAATAAAAACGGAAAACCAGACGAAGACGAATGGTACGAAATAGCTGGAAGCGAATGCTTTAAAAACACGACTACAAAAAACTATTCTATTACTTATTTCAAACCAGATCCAAACAAATTGACAGTTGCAGGAAATGAATTTTGGCAGGTTAATACCGAATATATCAAATGGCAGGATAATGCTGGAAATTCAGGTTATAAATCACAAAATGTGTTTCATGAACAAAATTATTATCCACTTTGGATTGCCGATGCTTCGTATACTTTAAAAGGAACACGAATAGCCGATAATTTCTACGATCAAAGCGGTGAAGGCTCATATTGGGTTGGCAAATCGTTCGAATTTGGCTATGCCGATAATGCCCCAAATAATGACGAAGCTTCGAATATTGATATTTCTTGGGCAGTTGATAAAAACGGAAAATACGTAAAACTTCCCGGAATAGATTTCGTAAAAATATACACCGCAATCAATCAGGAAGCGGGCTGGCTTGGAGAAGTTTCAACAGAAGTTTCAGGCGCTTACGATTTACATCTTAACTAA
- a CDS encoding T9SS type A sorting domain-containing protein, which produces MKKNYFIVIMLFFAFLTHAQTKVQGVPRNDIKVKTATQKQLNAKSANATTFDDIQFWVGTGANKAAFAVQWNDGKNADALIWGFKWDGSATGEDMMKAIAKADPRFYTLLLQGTQFGTAIGGFGFDLDGANTIGLYKSGNLTYPYYPVSGIVNTAAYDFDEYTPIDALDHWQSGWTTKGYWSYWVRDDVNNGFDYSGLGASSRVLQNGSWDVWNFNVSFAEEPIAAFTPVTAYTNAIDFTKGYFMVNEEWFGHTNGSVNFVSNDGKINYRVYSDVNENKAFGATTQYGTIYGDKFYFVSKQPKDGGDTQYTPGGRLVVADALTMKTLAEFDNVGGGDGRSFVGVDEKTGYIGASNGVFIFDIANMKVGAVIAGTGGGSQYAGQIGNMIRTSQYVFAVKQNGGILVIDPKTNTVIKTITGAFHSVTQSKDGSIWGIQNKKIINIDPVTFATIEYAIPTTQYLGSWGAWNAGSFTYSNKENALYWMNSVNAFTSGVLIIKFDVATKKFNESFATLPGQTGTFKQIPYGAALRIDPVSDQIIVNTTESGFGAHFQKNWIHTFDNTGKLIDTKTLNDYYWFPAMTVFPDNAAPVVNAILPSEISTGSPTIIDLKAVVSDEDNLSAAIVKTIKSNSDSNIVSAEINANEELIITPQTGGKATIVISFNSNGKIVEKSILVDTAVLGRDEFTKVQLSIYPNPVSDYLNISTEDEITDVMIYDVNGRAINTQLNNNQIDVSNFAKGFYIINIVTDKAKYTQKFIKR; this is translated from the coding sequence ATGAAGAAAAACTACTTTATAGTAATAATGCTATTTTTTGCATTTCTAACCCATGCACAGACAAAAGTGCAAGGTGTTCCTAGAAATGACATTAAAGTAAAAACAGCGACGCAAAAACAATTAAACGCAAAAAGTGCCAATGCAACCACTTTTGATGATATTCAGTTTTGGGTTGGTACAGGTGCCAATAAAGCAGCATTTGCTGTGCAATGGAACGATGGAAAAAATGCTGACGCTTTAATTTGGGGATTTAAATGGGATGGAAGTGCAACTGGCGAAGATATGATGAAAGCCATTGCAAAAGCCGACCCTCGTTTTTACACTCTTTTATTGCAGGGAACTCAATTTGGAACTGCAATTGGCGGATTTGGTTTTGATTTGGATGGAGCCAACACAATTGGATTGTACAAAAGCGGAAATCTAACTTATCCTTATTATCCCGTAAGTGGTATTGTAAATACAGCGGCTTATGATTTTGACGAATACACGCCAATTGATGCTTTAGATCACTGGCAGTCTGGCTGGACAACTAAAGGATATTGGTCGTATTGGGTAAGAGATGATGTAAATAATGGTTTTGACTATTCTGGATTAGGAGCATCGAGCCGAGTTTTACAAAATGGTTCTTGGGACGTCTGGAATTTTAATGTTTCGTTTGCAGAAGAACCCATTGCAGCATTTACTCCTGTAACAGCTTACACTAATGCGATAGATTTTACAAAAGGGTATTTCATGGTAAACGAAGAGTGGTTTGGGCACACTAATGGATCTGTAAATTTTGTTAGCAATGACGGGAAAATTAATTATAGAGTGTATAGCGATGTAAATGAAAATAAAGCTTTTGGCGCGACAACACAATACGGCACTATTTACGGAGATAAATTTTATTTTGTTTCTAAACAGCCTAAAGATGGGGGCGATACACAATATACTCCAGGCGGAAGGCTTGTTGTTGCAGATGCGTTAACTATGAAAACCCTTGCAGAATTTGATAATGTTGGAGGAGGAGACGGACGTTCTTTTGTTGGAGTTGATGAAAAAACGGGATATATAGGCGCTTCAAACGGAGTTTTTATTTTTGATATTGCCAATATGAAAGTTGGAGCTGTCATTGCAGGAACTGGTGGCGGAAGTCAGTACGCGGGGCAGATTGGAAACATGATTCGCACTTCTCAATATGTATTTGCAGTAAAACAAAATGGTGGAATTTTGGTCATTGATCCTAAAACCAATACCGTAATTAAAACCATTACAGGCGCATTTCATTCCGTTACACAGTCTAAAGACGGAAGCATTTGGGGAATTCAAAACAAGAAAATAATTAATATTGATCCCGTAACTTTTGCAACTATTGAATATGCCATACCAACCACTCAATATTTAGGTTCTTGGGGCGCATGGAATGCTGGTAGTTTTACCTACAGCAATAAAGAAAATGCTTTGTATTGGATGAATTCTGTCAACGCATTTACGTCGGGTGTCCTAATTATAAAGTTTGATGTGGCAACCAAGAAATTCAACGAAAGTTTTGCAACACTTCCAGGACAAACAGGAACTTTTAAGCAAATTCCTTATGGAGCAGCATTGAGAATTGATCCTGTTTCAGATCAGATTATTGTAAACACAACCGAAAGTGGTTTTGGAGCACATTTCCAAAAAAATTGGATTCATACTTTTGACAATACAGGAAAATTAATCGATACAAAAACTTTAAATGATTATTACTGGTTTCCTGCTATGACGGTATTTCCAGACAATGCAGCACCAGTTGTAAATGCAATTCTACCTTCGGAAATTTCAACTGGAAGTCCAACAATTATTGATTTAAAAGCAGTGGTTTCAGATGAAGATAATTTGTCGGCAGCGATTGTAAAAACGATTAAATCAAACAGTGATTCGAATATTGTTTCAGCAGAAATTAACGCTAATGAAGAACTGATTATAACGCCACAAACAGGAGGAAAAGCAACAATTGTAATCAGTTTTAATTCTAATGGAAAAATAGTTGAAAAATCAATTTTAGTTGATACGGCGGTTTTAGGCAGAGACGAATTCACGAAAGTGCAATTATCAATTTATCCAAATCCAGTTTCAGATTATCTGAATATTAGTACTGAAGATGAAATTACCGATGTTATGATTTATGATGTTAATGGAAGAGCGATCAATACTCAATTAAACAACAATCAAATTGATGTAAGTAATTTTGCCAAAGGATTTTATATTATCAATATTGTAACTGATAAAGCAAAATATACACAGAAATTTATTAAAAGATAA
- a CDS encoding NAD(P)H-binding protein gives MKALVIGATGATGKELVNLLLESNDYESVSIFVRRPTGKSHPKLTEHVVDFSNINSFQEIITGHILFSCLGTTLKDAGSKEKQWKIDYDIPADFAAVAKQNNVKSLILVSSYGASAKSSVYYSMMKGKLEDYLQELHFPQYVIFRPGPLIRENTDRLGEKISVKVIKFFNAIGLFKNLKPITTAFLAEKLIKSPKESPEGTTILELNSILKL, from the coding sequence ATGAAAGCATTGGTAATTGGAGCCACAGGCGCAACAGGAAAAGAGTTGGTTAATCTGCTTTTAGAAAGCAATGATTATGAATCGGTTTCCATTTTTGTGAGACGTCCAACAGGAAAATCACATCCAAAATTGACCGAGCATGTTGTTGATTTTTCAAATATCAATTCCTTTCAGGAAATAATTACCGGACACATTCTTTTTTCTTGTTTAGGAACTACGCTGAAAGATGCGGGATCAAAAGAAAAACAATGGAAAATCGACTACGATATTCCCGCGGATTTTGCAGCTGTTGCAAAACAAAACAATGTAAAATCTTTGATTTTGGTTTCTTCTTACGGAGCGTCAGCCAAAAGCAGTGTATATTACTCTATGATGAAAGGAAAACTAGAAGACTATCTCCAAGAGCTTCATTTTCCTCAATATGTTATTTTCAGGCCTGGGCCATTAATTCGAGAAAATACAGATCGTTTGGGCGAAAAGATTTCAGTAAAAGTTATAAAATTCTTTAATGCAATTGGACTTTTCAAAAACCTGAAACCAATCACAACTGCATTTTTAGCTGAAAAATTAATAAAATCGCCAAAAGAGTCTCCTGAAGGAACGACAATTTTGGAATTAAATAGCATTCTTAAACTGTAA
- a CDS encoding GAF domain-containing hybrid sensor histidine kinase/response regulator yields MNKNYPIPENELQRLAALKRYNILDTLPDNAFDDATKLVSYICGVPIAHISFIDEDRQWFKSEIGIGVSEVPREITFCNYTILDTEIVEINDTHINERFKDDPNVTGGFNVRFYAGVPLTTPDGYNIGTLCAIDHVVKELNDNQRNALSIIAKHVIAQLELGTKNNQLYTQRKIAERAVLARDSFLANMSHEIRTPLNAIIGFTDLLAQTELNDTQRDYIGSVQIAGENLLLIVNDILDLSKIESGNLTIETESFNLKKTLKHVYSLLKVKAQKEVEFNLFLDAELPDMVIGDQGRLNQILVNLIGNALKFTNEGEVTVSVKKIEETEDSYTFKFSIKDTGIGIPKDKLETIFERFTQGEESTTRTFGGTGLGLNIVKQLVELQKGEVHVKSTLNRGSEFFFTLSYKKSDTEETEVKTVSKNDLGHLKILLCEDNVLNQKLAKSVINNFGFDLDIAQNGEEGIELLSQKKYDLVLMDLQMPVKDGYQTTDYIRNEMNSNIPIIAMTAHSLVGEQERCYKVGMNAYVPKPFKQAVLLKAIKTVMTPDSDGHHKRIIDMSFLDEMSGGDPEFKKEMIGLFIEKIPVQAAQLEEAFKNIDYDNVKKLAHNMKSSMDIFMLQDLSNCLSIIEEEASSGEFTAETLDKVNIFSCGIEEVVKILKEL; encoded by the coding sequence ATGAACAAGAATTACCCCATTCCAGAGAACGAACTACAGCGTTTAGCGGCTCTTAAACGTTATAATATACTAGATACACTTCCAGACAATGCTTTTGACGATGCAACAAAGCTTGTTTCTTATATCTGCGGTGTGCCAATTGCCCATATTTCTTTTATTGATGAGGATAGACAATGGTTTAAATCGGAGATTGGAATTGGAGTTTCTGAAGTGCCGAGAGAAATTACGTTCTGCAATTACACTATTTTAGATACTGAAATTGTAGAAATCAATGATACTCATATCAACGAAAGATTTAAAGATGATCCAAATGTTACAGGAGGTTTCAATGTAAGATTTTATGCCGGTGTACCGCTTACAACACCAGATGGCTATAATATTGGAACGCTGTGCGCTATTGATCATGTTGTAAAAGAATTAAATGATAATCAACGTAATGCACTTTCGATTATTGCAAAACATGTTATTGCACAGCTGGAATTAGGAACAAAAAACAATCAGCTATATACGCAGAGAAAAATTGCAGAGCGTGCTGTTCTGGCAAGAGACAGTTTTTTGGCCAATATGAGCCACGAAATTAGAACTCCTTTAAACGCAATTATTGGTTTTACCGATTTGCTTGCACAGACAGAACTCAATGATACACAGCGCGATTATATTGGAAGCGTTCAGATTGCAGGCGAAAATTTGCTTTTAATTGTGAATGATATTCTGGATCTTTCAAAAATTGAATCTGGAAATTTGACAATCGAAACCGAATCTTTTAATTTGAAGAAAACCCTCAAACACGTTTATAGTTTGTTGAAAGTAAAAGCGCAGAAAGAGGTTGAGTTTAATCTTTTTCTTGATGCCGAATTGCCAGATATGGTGATTGGCGATCAAGGAAGACTTAATCAGATATTAGTGAATCTTATCGGGAATGCGCTTAAGTTTACAAATGAAGGAGAAGTAACGGTTTCAGTTAAGAAAATTGAGGAAACAGAAGATAGTTATACGTTTAAATTTTCTATAAAAGACACTGGAATCGGAATCCCGAAAGATAAGCTTGAAACTATTTTTGAAAGATTTACGCAAGGCGAGGAAAGTACAACACGAACCTTTGGAGGTACAGGACTTGGACTTAATATTGTAAAACAATTAGTAGAACTTCAGAAAGGAGAAGTTCATGTAAAAAGCACTTTAAATCGCGGTTCAGAGTTTTTCTTTACCCTTTCGTACAAAAAGTCAGATACTGAAGAAACAGAAGTGAAAACTGTTTCTAAAAATGATTTAGGACATCTTAAAATATTGCTTTGCGAAGACAATGTTTTAAACCAAAAACTGGCAAAAAGCGTAATTAATAATTTTGGTTTTGATTTGGATATCGCGCAGAATGGAGAGGAAGGAATTGAATTATTGTCTCAAAAGAAATACGATTTGGTTTTAATGGATTTGCAAATGCCTGTTAAAGACGGCTACCAAACCACTGATTATATTCGAAATGAAATGAATTCCAATATTCCGATTATTGCCATGACAGCACATTCGCTAGTAGGTGAGCAGGAGCGTTGCTACAAAGTAGGAATGAATGCTTATGTGCCAAAGCCTTTTAAACAGGCTGTTCTTCTAAAAGCCATAAAAACGGTTATGACTCCAGATAGCGATGGGCATCATAAGAGAATTATTGATATGTCTTTTCTTGACGAAATGTCTGGCGGCGATCCCGAATTTAAGAAAGAAATGATAGGTCTTTTTATTGAAAAAATTCCAGTTCAGGCAGCGCAGTTGGAAGAGGCATTTAAGAACATTGATTATGACAACGTAAAAAAATTGGCGCATAATATGAAATCGAGCATGGACATTTTTATGCTGCAGGATTTAAGCAATTGTCTGTCGATTATCGAAGAAGAAGCGTCATCTGGCGAATTTACTGCTGAAACATTAGATAAAGTAAATATTTTCAGCTGCGGAATCGAAGAAGTCGTTAAAATTTTAAAAGAGCTATGA
- a CDS encoding response regulator transcription factor — protein MRIIVAEDNDILRKSLSFFLESKGFSIDQFSDGKEALEAIEKENYDLILTDINMPGVSGMEITQHVRENLKSDIPVIILTSSGVEQTELDSFDIGANEFIAKPVSPAVLLVRINKLLKPRI, from the coding sequence ATGAGAATTATTGTAGCCGAAGATAATGATATCCTACGCAAATCGTTGTCTTTTTTCTTAGAGTCTAAAGGATTTAGTATTGACCAGTTTTCTGATGGTAAAGAGGCGCTAGAAGCGATCGAAAAAGAAAACTATGACTTGATATTGACCGATATAAACATGCCAGGTGTTAGCGGAATGGAAATTACCCAACACGTTAGAGAGAATCTTAAATCTGATATTCCTGTTATTATATTAACTTCTTCGGGAGTTGAGCAGACCGAACTTGACTCTTTTGATATTGGAGCAAACGAATTTATTGCTAAACCAGTAAGTCCGGCTGTACTTTTAGTGAGGATTAATAAATTACTAAAACCCCGAATCTAA
- a CDS encoding tetratricopeptide repeat protein: MKFVYYSIFLLFISSIAIGQEINIDEALANVKREVEKENYDKALSIIEPLRAKYPENEDIQTFAGRIYSWKKDYKTAIKILSPMADRNNPNLEALQALVNIYFWTEDYEKCISYCDKYLAIDPKSVEVLKIKATCLEKLNRDQEALDLIEKASYIDNSTQAFSGIRTLIGRKAKNTVSASYLNISTSDPGQQPFHYGYVEYSHKFSKSAIVGRANIGNIGNETQMLFETDFYQTFSNKSYLYANAGVSTGETIFPVAKAGLEYYFKPQKHFDFSLGGRFTHFETDDITLLTGQVAYNARVYSFAYRPYYDISNELFSHVLSIQRVNEEKERLIRLELQYGNVPYLYLYNNFTEPLKAYRVGLQYQHRFGDSFFVRPIFLYEYEEYIPSEYRNKFNVQLIVTKRF; encoded by the coding sequence ATGAAGTTTGTATATTATTCTATTTTCCTTCTTTTCATTTCCTCTATTGCAATTGGACAAGAAATCAATATAGATGAGGCTTTAGCCAATGTAAAGCGTGAAGTCGAAAAAGAAAATTACGATAAAGCATTATCGATAATTGAGCCTCTTCGAGCCAAATATCCTGAAAATGAAGATATACAAACTTTCGCGGGAAGAATTTACAGCTGGAAAAAAGACTATAAAACGGCAATAAAGATTTTGTCTCCAATGGCAGACAGAAATAATCCAAATCTAGAAGCTTTGCAAGCGCTTGTAAACATTTACTTCTGGACAGAAGATTACGAAAAATGTATTTCGTATTGCGATAAATATCTTGCGATAGATCCAAAATCGGTTGAGGTTTTGAAGATTAAAGCTACTTGTCTAGAGAAATTAAACCGAGATCAGGAAGCATTAGATTTAATAGAAAAAGCATCTTATATTGATAATAGTACTCAAGCTTTTAGTGGAATACGTACGCTTATTGGACGTAAAGCAAAAAATACAGTTTCGGCTTCTTACTTAAATATTTCGACTTCCGATCCAGGACAGCAACCATTTCATTATGGATATGTTGAATACTCACATAAATTCAGCAAATCGGCAATTGTAGGAAGGGCAAATATTGGAAATATCGGCAATGAAACCCAAATGCTTTTTGAAACCGATTTTTACCAAACCTTTTCAAACAAAAGCTATTTGTATGCAAATGCTGGCGTTTCGACAGGAGAAACCATTTTTCCTGTAGCCAAAGCGGGTTTAGAATATTATTTTAAGCCACAGAAACATTTTGATTTTTCGCTTGGAGGACGATTCACGCATTTTGAGACAGACGATATTACCTTGCTTACAGGACAAGTAGCCTACAATGCAAGAGTTTATAGTTTTGCTTATAGACCTTATTATGATATTTCGAACGAACTTTTTTCTCATGTTTTAAGCATTCAGCGTGTCAATGAAGAAAAAGAACGCCTTATAAGACTGGAATTGCAATATGGAAACGTTCCGTATCTGTATCTCTACAATAATTTTACAGAGCCATTAAAAGCATATCGTGTCGGACTTCAATATCAGCACCGTTTTGGCGATTCGTTTTTTGTACGTCCAATTTTCCTTTACGAATATGAAGAGTATATTCCTAGTGAATACCGAAACAAGTTTAATGTACAGCTAATTGTAACAAAACGTTTTTAA
- a CDS encoding glycosyltransferase family 2 protein — MTFFNTEITWFLDVYILLILGYAILIMSSYLALAYISTKELRRYLKRNSFVDYDVLLTSEFAPKLSLIAPAYNEGLTIEENVKSLLSLNYNNYQVIVVNDGSKDNSMEILTKTYDLVLTDLEFHPKIETKKIRGIYTSRNAAFKKLIVVDKENGGKADALNVGLNIAQNPYVVCIDVDCILDKDSLLKLAKPFLESYGKRIIATGGVVRIANQCVIKNGRLVEVNVPDVMLSRIQVLEYLRAFLLGRMAWGKLDGLLLISGAFGAFDKEIAILSGGYSTKTVGEDMELIVRMRRYMLDNKLPYSVSYIPDPLCWTEAPEDFKIFKKQRSRWMRGTIETLSIHRKMFLNPKYKLLGMLSVPYWTLFEFLAPAIEFIGLVITAVFIVFGLLNWHFFFLLLLFVYTFAVLFSVIALYSEEKTYHKYPKQADFFKLLMAAFIEPFYFHPLTVYAALVGYKEKMMGTKGWGEMTRKGFTKK, encoded by the coding sequence ATGACTTTTTTTAATACTGAAATAACGTGGTTTTTGGATGTATATATACTCCTTATTCTTGGTTACGCCATACTAATCATGTCTTCTTATTTAGCATTGGCTTATATTTCTACAAAAGAGCTTAGAAGATACCTTAAACGAAACAGTTTTGTCGATTACGATGTGCTGTTGACTAGCGAGTTTGCTCCAAAACTTTCGCTTATTGCGCCCGCATATAATGAAGGCCTTACGATTGAAGAAAATGTAAAATCATTGCTTTCGCTGAATTACAACAATTATCAGGTTATTGTGGTCAATGACGGAAGCAAAGACAATTCGATGGAAATCCTGACCAAAACCTACGATCTGGTTTTGACCGATTTGGAATTCCATCCAAAAATTGAAACCAAAAAAATCAGAGGCATTTATACTTCAAGAAATGCCGCTTTCAAAAAATTGATTGTAGTTGATAAAGAAAATGGAGGTAAAGCCGACGCCTTAAATGTCGGACTTAATATTGCCCAGAATCCGTATGTGGTTTGCATTGATGTCGATTGTATCTTAGATAAAGATTCACTTTTAAAGCTCGCAAAACCATTTTTAGAATCGTACGGAAAACGTATTATTGCAACTGGTGGAGTAGTGCGAATTGCGAACCAATGTGTAATAAAAAACGGACGTTTAGTAGAAGTAAATGTTCCAGATGTGATGCTATCGAGAATTCAGGTTTTAGAATATTTAAGAGCATTTCTTTTAGGCAGAATGGCGTGGGGAAAACTGGACGGATTATTGCTTATTAGCGGTGCTTTTGGAGCTTTTGATAAAGAAATTGCCATACTTTCTGGCGGTTATAGCACCAAGACGGTTGGAGAAGATATGGAACTTATTGTCAGAATGCGCCGTTATATGCTAGATAATAAACTGCCATATTCGGTGAGCTATATTCCAGATCCGCTTTGTTGGACCGAAGCGCCTGAAGATTTTAAAATATTCAAAAAACAGCGCTCTCGCTGGATGAGAGGAACAATAGAAACCTTAAGCATTCACCGCAAAATGTTTCTTAATCCTAAATATAAATTGTTAGGAATGCTGAGTGTACCATATTGGACTTTGTTTGAATTTCTTGCGCCTGCAATAGAATTTATTGGTTTGGTCATCACTGCAGTATTTATAGTATTCGGTCTTTTAAACTGGCATTTTTTCTTCTTGCTATTGCTTTTTGTGTATACATTTGCAGTGCTCTTTTCTGTTATTGCTTTGTACAGCGAAGAAAAAACCTATCACAAATACCCAAAACAAGCCGATTTTTTCAAATTGCTGATGGCGGCTTTTATTGAACCGTTTTACTTTCATCCGCTTACGGTTTATGCTGCTTTGGTTGGGTATAAAGAAAAAATGATGGGAACGAAAGGATGGGGCGAAATGACCAGAAAAGGATTTACCAAGAAATAA